In the Desulfuromonas sp. DDH964 genome, TGCGGTCGCCGCCGGCCTGGCGGGAACGGGCCAACTGCCAGGCGAGCGCGAGGAGGAAGGCGCCGATGGCGACCCAGAGCATGTTGAGCCAGCGCCACTCGACGATATCCTTGAGGGTATTGACCCTGACCACCATGAAGGGGAAGGTCAAAAAGACGAACCAGAGGGCGATGCCCAACGATTTTTTGCAGTAACTCAGCATCATTCAACCGTGCGGCTGCACCGCGCTAAGGATCAGACCTTCTGCCTGACCGCCTTGCCCAGAAGCCCGGCCGGTCGCAGGACCAGGATCAGGACGAGGACGCCAAAGGCAAAAACATCCTCGTAGGCGCTCGAGATATAACCGGCGGCAAAGGATTCGGTCAGGCCGAGGACGAGGCCGCCGAGGACCGCGCCGGGGACATTGCCGATGCCGCCGAGAACGGCGGCGGTGAAGGCCTTCACCCCGGCCATGAAGCCGATGTAGAAGTTGATCTGGCCGATATAGGACCCGACCAGCACGCCGCCGATCGCCGCCAGCACCGAGCCGATGACAAAGGTGATGGAGATCACCCGGTCGACATTGACCCCGGCGAGCCGGGCCATCGTCATATCCTGCTGGGTCGCCCGCATCGCCTTGCCGATCCGGGTGTACTTGATCAGCACGGTCAGCCCGATCATGGTGACGGCGGAGACGACGAGGATCAGCAGTTCGGCACTGCCGACGATATGGGCGACCGGCTCCATGAAGGCAAATTCCGGCACCAGTTCGGGAAAGGGGAGGAAATCCGGGGTCTGGGCGAGCAGGACATAATTCTGCAGGAAGAGGGAAGCGCCGATGGCGCTGATCAGCGGTGAAAGGCGCGGCGCGTTGCGCAGGGGACGGTAGGCGATCTTCTCCAGGGTGTAGCCGTAGGCAGCGGCGTAAATCATGGCAATCACGGCAGCCAGCACCAGGATCGAGACCCCGGAAAAGCCGTAGATAGTCAAGACTCCGGAGACGATCAGGGCGACGAAGGCCCCGATCATATAGATTTCGCCGTGGGCGAAATTGATCAGCTGGATGATCCCGTAGACCATGGTGTAGCCCAGCGCAATCAGGGCATAGATACTGCCACGGGTCAGGCCGCTGCAGAAGAGTTCGAGGAAATAGTCCATGGCAGTAAATCACAGGCCCCATAAAGACCTGTGGCAGCTCCTCTTATTTCACTTCCTCGAAAACCCCGTTCTTCACCTGGTAGACCGAGAAGCCGACCCCTTCGGCATCCCCCTTGGCGTCAAACCTGATGCGGCCGACCGCGGTATCGACGTAATTGTTGTGCAGAGCCTTTTCGAGACCGGCGGAATCGGTGCCGCCAGATGCCTGGATGGCGGCCAGAAGCGCCTGCATCGCCGCGTACCCCTGGTCGAAAAAGGTTCCGGGCTCCTTGCCGTAGCGGGCCTGGTACGCCTGGCGCGCCGCCTGGTTCTCGGGGAACCTGCTGACATCCATCGGGCCGGTCGCGTAGACCCCCTCGGCATCCTTGCCGGCAATCTCCAGGAAACCGACGCCCTTGATGCCATCCGGGCCGATGAAGGGGATCTTGACGCGTTTCTTGTTCATCTGGCCGACCAGCTTCGATGCCTCCGGATGGTACCCGCCGAAGATCACCGCATCCGCCCCTTCGCGGCGGATTTTCTGCACCACCGCCGAGTAGTCCATCGCTCCCGGGGTGATTCCTTCATACATCACGATCTTTGCCTTGCCACCAGCCTCGACGAAAGACTTGGCGAAGTCGGCAAAGCCTTTGCCGTAATCCCCCTTGTCGTGGATGATGGCGATCTTTTTGACGCCGAGCTTGTCGGTGGCGAAAGTGGCCGCCAGCTTCCCCTGCTCATCATCCGGCGCGATGGTGCGGAAGAAGTTGGGGTAGTCGCCACTCTCGGTCAGGGGCGGGTTGGTTGCCGAAGGGGAAATCGCGATCACCCCGGCTTCCTTGTAAATCCCGAGCGCCGCCTTGGTGGCCCCGGAGCAGACATGGCCGATGACCACCCGGGCACCGTCGGAGACGAGCTTGGTGGCAACATTGGTCGCGATCTCCGGCTTGCACTGGTCGTCGAGGGGGAGCAGTTCGATCTGCCGGCCGAGAAGCCCCCCCTTGGCATTGACCGCCGCGGCGATCATCTCGGCCGCTTCCCTGGTCGGGATGCCGTAGGGAGCGAGGTCGCCGGTATGGGGCCCGGCAATACCGATCTTGATGGTGTCGGCAGCCGGCACCGGGGCGGGGGAGAACAGGCCGGCGAAGAGGGAGAGGAGAACCAGCAGCAAGGCTCTGGAATAGCGCAGCGATGTCATGGCGACACTCCTTGACGGGTAGGAAATCAGGTTCAATGGGCTCGCACCGCCCTTCATATATAAAGGAAGTGGCCCCTCCGGTCAACCGGGCACGGCCATATTCCACCATTCAACCATTTGGATTTGCTAAGACTTTACTCGATGCTTACGGTATCGCCAGCTCCCGCTGGCGCGGGCTGCCCGAGGGGCCGGGGAGTGGCGAGGACGGCGATGGTCAGCCGCGAAATGCAGACCAGGCGCTCCCGCTCATCGACGATCCGGGTTTCCCAGATCTGGGTCCGCCCGCCGAGGTGCAGCGGGCGGGTGGTGCCAATGACCCAGCCAGCGGTCATGGCACGGACGTGGTTGGCGTTGATCTCCAGACCGACGCAGCTGAAACGGGAATCATCGACGGTGAGGTAGGCGGCAAAACTTCCCAGCGTTTCCGCCAGCGCGACCGAGGCCCCGCCATGCAGCAGGCCAGCGGGCTGCCGGGTGCGATGGTCGACCGGCATGCGCGCCGTCAACGAAGAGGCATCGATGGCGGTGAACTCGATGCCGAGATGGGCGACCATGTTGTTGCCGGCCAGGCGGTTCAGCTCCGCCACCGTGACCTCGCGGAACCAGATCGGCGTTTCCTGCGTCATGACTTCCCTCCCGGCGCTTGCGGTGCCCCCCTGGTGACCAGGGCGGCCGCAGCGACGAGCCCCCAGCCGGCGAGAAAGGCGACGCCGCCCAGCGGGGTGATTGCCCCGAGCCAACGCACGCCGGTCATGGCCAGCAGATAGAGACTCCCGGAAAAGAGTGCGGTCCCGGCCAGCAGCGTCCAGCCGGCCCGGGGGAGCAGGCGGTTACCGGGATGCACCTGGCAGAGCAGGCCGACCAGGATCAGCCCGAGGGCATGGACCAGGTGATAGAGGACAGCGGTCTGGTAAACGGCAAAAAGATCGGGGCTGATCCGGGCCTTGAGGATATGGGCGCCGAAGGCGCCGAGCGCGACCCCCAGCAAGGCACTGAGACTGCCCAGGGGAACAAAGACGGACATGGTGGGCTCCTTGAAAAAAGTTCCGGCTGCGCGGGGAAGCCGCCGCGAAACGCCACCACCGGCGTTGACGGCGGGTGATCTGTTGCTACATTTAATCGCAAACCTCGCAGGGAGGTGCGCAGATGAACTTCTGGCACGACTATAAAAGCCACATCGGCGAAGAGTGTGAAATTCTGACCCCCCGAACCCACTACCGCGGCGTGGTGACCGATTTTCACTTCTTCGGCGAAACCTACGAAGTGGAAATCACCCGCACCCTGCGCGGCAGACTGCACCCGGGAGACCGGGTCCGGGCAACGCCGGAGGCCCTGCAGCAGGTCCCCCACTACTGAGGCTGCGGCTCGGGCAACTTCTCCAGCACCGTCTCAAATTCCCGCCGCGTTTTGCTGCGCCGCAGCTCGCGTACCACCCCGGCCAGCTCCGGTTCGGCAATAAAGGCCAAAACCTCCTTGAGCTTGGCCAGAACCTGGGCCTCCCCGCAAAAGAGCTCGCGGTAGTCCGCCGCCAGATCCCGAAGATAGTCATGCAGCTCAGACCGTCGCTGCGCAGCGGCCGGCGCCCCGGGCGCCGCCTGGCGCAGCCGGGTGAAGAGCTGCGGATCGCCGATGGCGCCACGACCGAGCATCAACCCGGCCGCCCCGGTCGCGGCAAGAATCGTCTGCCCCTGCCTGGCATCGACGATATCGCCGTTGGCGATGACCGGCAGAGGGGTCGCCGCGACCACGGCGGCGGTCAACCGGTGGTCAGCCGCACCGGCGTACTGCTGCACGACGGTGCGCGGGTGGAGGACGAGAAAATCGATGCGCGCCCGCTCCAGCATCGGTAAAAGGTCGAAGATCTGCCGCTGGTCGTCGTATCCGGCGCGCAGCTTGACCGACAGGCTGCAATCGACCGCCGCCCGCAGCGCCGCCAGCAGCTCGGGGAGCAGCTCGGGCCGCCGCAGCATGCCACCGCCGCTCAGCCCCGAGTTCATGCGGCCGTAGGGACAGCCCATGTTGAGATTGAGATGGGTCGCCCCGGCGGAACGGGCAGCCCGGGCGGCAGCCACCAGCCCGTCCCGGTCGTGGCCGACCAGCTGCACCACCAGCGGCACCCCGGCGGGCGGCGGCACGATTTCGCGCAGGTCGGCCGCCGCCAGCTGGCCGCGCGCCCCCCCTTTCACCCGCAAAAACTCGGTAAAGACGACATCCGGCCGGACGTGGGTGCAGAACCAGGCGCGCAGCGCGCGGTTGGTCACCCCCTGCAGCGGCGCCAGCATCAGCGGTTTGGTCCCCGACGCCCAGGGGAGGCGGAGTTCGATCCCACCGGCAGGGGTCATGATTCGCCTCCGCCGGGCAGCGCAAGGACCCGCTCCAGAAGCGCGACCAGCCGCTGCTGTTCGGTAGCGGTACGGACGGCCAAGCGCAGGTAGCGATCATCGAGGGGGGGAAAGTTGGCGCAGGAACGGACCAAAACACCCTGCCGATAGAGCGCGGCAGTGATCTCGCTTCCCGCCGGCGCCGGCGCCGGCAGCCGGGCCAGCAGAAAATTGGCGACACAGGGAAAGACCTTCAGTCCCAGCGCCTCAAGCCCGGCGGCGAGTTCCTGGCGCAACAGCGGGAGTAGGGTGGCGGTCGCCCGGCGGTAGTCGGCCGCAGCGAGGCAGGCCTCCGCCGCCGCCAGTGCCGGGGTGGAGAGGGTCCAGGGTTCGCGCGCCGCTGCCAGCCGGGCCACCCCCTGCTCCGGTCCGGCGAGAAAGCCGGCGCGCAAGCCGGGAATGGCGTAAAACTTGGTCAGCGAACGCAGGACGTAGAGATTATCGTGCGCCGCGACCCGCGACAGCAACGAACGCTCGGGGCAGAAGTCGATGAACGCCTCATCGACCACCAGCAGCGCCTGGCCGCGCAATGCCGTGGCGATTGTTTCGAGGCGTTGCGGGTCGATGCCGGTGCCGTGGGGGTTGCCCGGATTGGCCACCAGCACCAGTTCGGTCTCCGGGCGCAGTGCGGCGAGGAGCCGCTTCGGGTCGAGGGCAAAGCCCTCCTCGGGGTGGAGGTCAAAGCCATCCCAGGGGATGCCAGCGGCCGCCAGGCTGCGGGCGTACTCGCTGAAGGCGGGGCGCACCAGCAGGGCCCGCCGGGGGCGCAACACCCTCGGCAGCAGGTAGATCAGCTCGGTGGAACCAGCCGCCGGGAGGAGCCGGGCCGGAGGCAGTCCATGGTGCGCCGCCAGCGCCTCACGGAGCGCGGCAGCATCGATTTCGGGGTAATGAACCGCCCGGGAGAGGGAGGCCTGCGCAGCGGCAAGGACCGTGGGCGGCATCCCCAGCGGGTTAATGCTCGCGGAAAAGTCGAGGAGCGCCTCCGGCGGGAGTCCAAGCTCCCGGGCCGCCCGGGCAACTCCGCCACCATGGTCCGTTGCGCCCATCTGTTCCGGGGGCAGGGTCAACCCGCCCCCCCCTTGGCAGCCGCCCGGGGGGCGAGACCGATGACGTTCGCCGCCAGCGAACGCGGCTGGAATTCCCTTTCCAGGTCGCCGAGAGCGGCGGCCGGCAGAGTTCGGGGGGCGCCTCCCGCCACCTGCTCCATGGCGACCTTATTTTTGCCGTCGACCACCCAGACCCGGTAGGGCTGGGCACTCCCACCGAGGAGAATATAGGCCTTGAAGGGCGGAGCGACGAGGTCGGTGAGGTAGGCGAGGTCGAAAAAATAGTCCCCCTGGTTGAGGTCTTCGAACTGCTGCGGATAATGACCCGAAAAGGCCTGGTAGCCGTCCAGGACCGCAACCACGCGCTCCAGCAGCTTGGCGACCCCGGCCTGCGCCTGGGCCTGTAAATGGTTCCTCGCAGCGTCAGCTGTGGCCTGTTCGGTCTTTTCCGCAGGCTGTTCCGACTTGCTGCAGCCACCGCCAGCGGTCAGCAAGGTGATGCAAAGCACGGAAAGCAGAATTCGGGTCCGCATGGTTGGGGCGCTCCATTCGAGAGAAAGGTTTTGTTGTCGGACAAGTCTCCGCCAACCGGAATGCAAAATTCTGACCAGGCCGGAATTCAGCCAAAGGCCGGCCAGCCGCAGATCAGCAGCCCCAGCGCCAGCCCGGCAAAGGCGGTCAGGTACATCAGCCGGATGGTGGCACGGAAAGCCGCCACCGTCGGCGGGCGGTCCGGGTCGCCGAGGGTCGGTTTTTCCACCCGCTGGCCAAAGTAGGTTGCCGGGCCGCCCAACTGCAGGCAGAGGGCGCCGGCCACCGCGGCCTCGGGGAAGCCGGCATTGGGGCTGGAAGGTTTGCGCGCATCGCGCAGCAGGATTTTCAGCGCATTCCAGCTGTTGAGCCCGAGGGGGATGGCCGCCAGCACCATCAGCAGCCCGGTCAGTCGCGCCGGCAGCAGGTTGGCCAGATCATCCAGGCGCGCTGCCGCCCAGCCGAGCTCTCGGTAGCGGTCATCGCGGTAGCCGATCATCGAGTCGAGGGTATTGATCCCCTTGTAGAGGAGACCGAGGACCGGACCGCCGAGAAAGAGGTAGAAGAGGGGGGCGATCACGCCGTCCGAGGTATTCTCCGCCACCGTCTCGATGCAGGCGCGCAGAATCCCTTCTTCATCGAGTTCAGCGGTTTCGCGGCCGACGATGAGGGCGAGGCTGCGCCGGGCTTCGACCAGGTTGCCGGCTTCGACCCAGGCGACCACCCGCCGGCTCTCGCGGTGGAGGGAATGCAGGGCGATGGCGGTGTAGGCGAGCCAGAGGGAGAGCGCCAGCCCGAGCCAGGGATGGAGTGCGGTCGCCAGCCAGAGGACGCCCCAGGCCGTCACCCCGGTAAGGGTCAGGGTCAGAACGACCAGCAGGATGCCGGTGACGCGGCGACGATCAAAGAGCCCGACCAGCACCACCTCCAGGCGGTTGATCAGGCCGCCGATCCAGACCACCGGGTGCGGCAGGTGGCTGGGATCGCCGAGCAGGAGATCGAGGCCGAAGGCGGCGGCCACCAGCCAGGCGTTCATGCGCCACCTCCGGCGGCCGGCAACCGGCCGAAGAGCGGCTCCAGCTGCAGATGCGTTTCGAGATGAGCGGCGAGGCGGTCGAGCTCCCGTTCGAGGTCGTGATCCGGAGTTGGCGGCGCGGGTGCCAGCCCCCGCCGCTGCCGCAAACCGGCGAGCAGGGCGGCGCGCAGCTCCGGGTTGTCGAAGAGCCCGTGCAGGTAGCTCCCCCAGACCCGGCCGTCGGCGGAGATAGCCCCTTCCTCAAGGCTGATCGCGCGCCCGGAACGCCGGACGATCTGCAGCAGCGGCTGCGCCAGGGCGCCGCGGCTGGTCGCGCCGACATGAATCTCGTAACCCTGCAGCAAACTCCCCGCCGGAAGATCGCCGAGCCCCCCCGCGGCCGCCACCACGGCTTCGACCTGATGGGTCTGCTTCAGCCCCAGCAGCACTGTTTCCACGTCGAGCAGGCCGAGCCCTTCGGCGGCGCGGGTTTCCGACTCGACCCCTTCCGGGTCGGCGAGGTGCTTCCCGAGCATCTGAAAGCCGCCGCAGATGCCGACGATCCGGCCACCGGCGGCATGGTAGTCATGGATCGCCCGCGCCAGCCCGCTGCGTTGCAGGAACTGGAGATCAGGGATAGTGCTCTTGGTACCGGGGAGGATCAGCAGGTCGAGTCCCGCCACCTCCTCCGGCCGCTCCAGGTAGTGCAGGGCGACCCCCGGTTCCCGCTCCAGGGGATCGAAATCGCTGAAGTTGGAGATACGGGGCAGGCGCACCACGCCGATGCGCAGCTCCGCCGCTGGCGCGGGCCGTCCCTTGCGGGACAATCCGAGCGAATCCTCTTCCGGCAGCTGCAGCGCACACCAGGGGACGACGCCGAGGACCGGCACCCCCGTGCGGTCTTCGACCAGCTCGATGCCGGAGCGCAGCAGCTCGGCGTCGCCGCGAAAGCGGTTGATGATCACCCCGGCCACCCGCGCCCGCTCCTCCGGCCGCAGCAGCTCCAGGGTGCCGAGGATACTGGCGAAGACCCCGCCGCGCTCGATGTCGGCGACCAGCACCACGGCTGCGTCGGCCAGGGCCGCGGCGCGCAGGTTGACGATGTCGTGATCGCGCAGGTTGACCTCGGCGATGCTCCCCGCCCCTTCGAGAACCACCACCTCGTGGCTCGATGCCAGGCGCCGGTACGACTCCGCGACCGCCTGCCAGGCGTGCTCCTTGTAGCGGTGATACTCCCGCACCGTCATGTTGCCGACCGGCCGCCCCTGGACGATGACCTGGGAGCCGGTTTCCGAGTTCGGCTTGAGGAGAACCGGGTTCATGTCGGTGTGGGCCGGGAGGCCGCAGGCGATCGCCTGCAGCGCCTGGGCGCGGCCGATCTCCCCCCCTTCCGCGGTCACCGCCGAATTGAGGGCCATGTTCTGCGCCTTGAAGGGGGCGACCCGGTAGCCGCGCTGGCGCAGCAGGCGGCAGAGGCCGGCGGCGATGACGCTCTTGCCGACATCGGAACCGGTGCCGCCGATAAAGAGCGCCCGCACCTTGCCGGGTTCGGCGTCCTCCCCCCCGACCGGAGCCGCCAGTTTTTTCCCGTAACCGCGCGGCGTCACCATCCGCCCCGCGGCGTCGACGACGGTCTGCGAGTTGCCGACGATCACCAGCGACAGCATGTCGACCTCGGCGGCGGCCAGCCCGGCGAGATCGGTGACCACCACCGACTCCTCTTCCCGGCAGGCATTGCGGACGATCCCGACCGGGGTGACGCCCGGCCGGTGGCGGAGCAGGATCTGTGCGGCCGCCCCCAGCTGGGTGGTGCGGCCGCGGCTCTTGGGATTGTAGAGAGCGACGACGAAGTCGGCGGCGGCGGCCGCCTCCAGGCGCCGGCGGATCAGCGACCAGGGGGTGAGCAGATCGGAGAGGGAAATCACGGCGAAGTCATGCATCAGCGGTGCGCCGAGGCGGGCGGCGGCCGCCTGCACCGCCGAGACCCCGGGGACGATGATCACGGCAACGTCGGGGGCCTGTTGCGGCTGCAGCTCGAGGGCGAGCCCGGCCATGCCGTAAATGCCGGCGTCGCCGGAGGAGACCAGGGCCACCACCTGCCCGGCCGCGGCCAGCCGCAACGCCGCGCGGCAGCGCTCGACCTCCTTCATCATCCCCGAGGAGACGACCTGCTTGCCGACCAGCAGCTCGGGAATCAGTTCGAGGTAGGTCTGGTAGCCGACCACTGCCGCCGACCCCAGGATAGCTTCACGGGCAGCGGGGGTCAGATGGTCGGCGGCGCCGGGGCCAATACCGACGACGTAGAGTTTGCCGGTCATAAAATACTTTCGCAAAATTCGGTTGAAGCGGCTCTCACCCGTTCGCTGCTCTCCCTAGAGATCACAGAGGGGACAGAGAAAATCCATGGGTTTAATCTTTAACGACCTTGGGAGACATCGGCCTTGAATGGTTCAGCATATCCTCTGTGTTCTCCGTGAGCTCAAGCGACGGCAAGGAGCGGGTGAGAGACGATCTTCAGCCTTCGCCGATCTCCGCCACCGCCACGGTGACATTGCCGAGTTTCTGCTTGCGCACCAGCAGACTGCCCCCTTGGGCGGACAGGAGCGCTGCCGGTTCGCAGACGCCGCTGGCGCCGACCGCGGCCAGGGCGTGGGCGGAGGGGGGGCTCGGCACCACGATCCCGTTCAGGGCGGCGGCCGGGTGGAATTGCAGCGGCAGGCGATGCCGCCGAGCGAACTCCAGCAATCCCGGTTCATCGGCCTTGGCGTCGATGCTCGCCAGCTGCCCGATGCTGGCGAAGGCGAGATACGCCCGCTGCAACGCCTGGCGCACCGCCGCCTCGATTTCGTCGGCGTCGGTGCCGCGGTTGCAGCCGATCCCGACCACCAGGTTCCTTGGCCGCAGCGCCAGCAGGTTCGGCTCGCTGGCAAGTTGCGGCAGATGGCGGTTGCTGACCAAAACGGCCCCCGCGGCACCGGGCTGCAACGCCTCGGTAAAGGTAGCGCAAAGCCTGACTGCCGGGACCGCCTCAAAGGCGCCGGCAACCAGACCGAGGCGATCGACGAGGTGGATCGGCCGCCCCTCGAGAAGCAGACTGTTAAGCGTCTTTACATGCCCCAGGGGCTCGATACCATAGCCGAGGCGACGCGCCACATCGTCCCAGGCCGGCAGACCGTTGACATCGGTGGCGGTCGTGATCACGGCTGTGCCGCCGGTCAGCTCCGCCAGCTCCCGGGCGAGGTCATTGGCGCCGCCGAGGTGACCGGAGAGGAGGCTGATGGCGAACTGCCCGGCCTCGTCCAGCACCACCACCGCCGGGTCGACCTCCTTGCCGCGCAGGTGCGTCGCCAGAGTGCGCACCACGATGCCGGTGGCCATGATGCAAACCAGACCGTCGACGACTGCAAAGAGGCGTGGCAGCAGCGCCGTCACCGGTTCGGAGAAATAATTGCAGCCGTCGTCACCGCGCAGCCGCTCCGGCAGCCAGACCTGCTCTGCGCCGGCCTCGCGGCCGATGCGGCGGGCCAGCTCGGCCCCTCTGGCGGTGATGGCGACGATGGCGATATTCATAGACTCTCAGTCGGAATTGCTCGAGGAAACACCCCAAAAAAGCATCTCTCACCCGCTCCTTGCCGTCGCTTGAGCGCACGGAGAACACCGAGGGAAATCAGCCCCAACCTTTTTTCTTGCCTCTAGCCTTATTAGTCTTCTCCGTGTTCACTGTGATCTCCAGTGAGCGCAGCGAACGAGTGCGAGCCGCCCTCAGGATTTTTCCCGAAAGCCATGCGCAAACCCCGGATCATAAAGCTTCGAACGCTCCGGCACCCCCCGGCGCCGCGCGGCGAGGACCTCGCCGACCAGGATCAGCGCCTGGCGGCCGATGCCGGCCGTCGCTACCCTGGCGGCGATATCGGCGAGGGTCCCTTCGACCACCTTTTCGTCCGGCCAGCTGGCGCGGTAGACCACCGCCACCGGAGTGGCGGCGTGAAAGGCGCCGCCGGCCAGCAGCTCGGCGACGACCTGGTCGATCATCCCGACAGAGAGGTAAAGGCACAAGGTACCGCCGTTGGCGGCGAGGCGGCGCAGCGCCTCGCGCTCGGGGACCGGGGTGCGCCCGGCGATGCGGGTCAGGACCAGGGTCTGGGAGACCTCGGGCAGGGTCAGCTCCTGCCCGAGGCTGGCGGCGGCGGCAAAGGCCGCGGTCACCCCCGGAATCACCCGATAATCGATAGCGAGGCGGTCGAGCTGCTCCATCTGCTCCTGGATCGCCCCATAGAGACAGGGGTCGCCGGTGTGCAGGCGGACCACCTGCTTGCCTTCCGCCACGGCCACACGCATCAACTCGACCACATCC is a window encoding:
- a CDS encoding cobyric acid synthase, whose amino-acid sequence is MTGKLYVVGIGPGAADHLTPAAREAILGSAAVVGYQTYLELIPELLVGKQVVSSGMMKEVERCRAALRLAAAGQVVALVSSGDAGIYGMAGLALELQPQQAPDVAVIIVPGVSAVQAAAARLGAPLMHDFAVISLSDLLTPWSLIRRRLEAAAAADFVVALYNPKSRGRTTQLGAAAQILLRHRPGVTPVGIVRNACREEESVVVTDLAGLAAAEVDMLSLVIVGNSQTVVDAAGRMVTPRGYGKKLAAPVGGEDAEPGKVRALFIGGTGSDVGKSVIAAGLCRLLRQRGYRVAPFKAQNMALNSAVTAEGGEIGRAQALQAIACGLPAHTDMNPVLLKPNSETGSQVIVQGRPVGNMTVREYHRYKEHAWQAVAESYRRLASSHEVVVLEGAGSIAEVNLRDHDIVNLRAAALADAAVVLVADIERGGVFASILGTLELLRPEERARVAGVIINRFRGDAELLRSGIELVEDRTGVPVLGVVPWCALQLPEEDSLGLSRKGRPAPAAELRIGVVRLPRISNFSDFDPLEREPGVALHYLERPEEVAGLDLLILPGTKSTIPDLQFLQRSGLARAIHDYHAAGGRIVGICGGFQMLGKHLADPEGVESETRAAEGLGLLDVETVLLGLKQTHQVEAVVAAAGGLGDLPAGSLLQGYEIHVGATSRGALAQPLLQIVRRSGRAISLEEGAISADGRVWGSYLHGLFDNPELRAALLAGLRQRRGLAPAPPTPDHDLERELDRLAAHLETHLQLEPLFGRLPAAGGGA
- a CDS encoding hotdog fold thioesterase, producing the protein MTQETPIWFREVTVAELNRLAGNNMVAHLGIEFTAIDASSLTARMPVDHRTRQPAGLLHGGASVALAETLGSFAAYLTVDDSRFSCVGLEINANHVRAMTAGWVIGTTRPLHLGGRTQIWETRIVDERERLVCISRLTIAVLATPRPLGQPAPAGAGDTVSIE
- the cobM gene encoding precorrin-4 C(11)-methyltransferase; translation: MQITAPPVLFVGAGPGDPELITVKGLKALQAADVVIYAGSLVNPDLLAELKPGAVAHDSAPLTLEDVVELMRVAVAEGKQVVRLHTGDPCLYGAIQEQMEQLDRLAIDYRVIPGVTAAFAAAASLGQELTLPEVSQTLVLTRIAGRTPVPEREALRRLAANGGTLCLYLSVGMIDQVVAELLAGGAFHAATPVAVVYRASWPDEKVVEGTLADIAARVATAGIGRQALILVGEVLAARRRGVPERSKLYDPGFAHGFREKS
- a CDS encoding DUF423 domain-containing protein, with the protein product MSVFVPLGSLSALLGVALGAFGAHILKARISPDLFAVYQTAVLYHLVHALGLILVGLLCQVHPGNRLLPRAGWTLLAGTALFSGSLYLLAMTGVRWLGAITPLGGVAFLAGWGLVAAAALVTRGAPQAPGGKS
- the cbiB gene encoding adenosylcobinamide-phosphate synthase CbiB, with protein sequence MNAWLVAAAFGLDLLLGDPSHLPHPVVWIGGLINRLEVVLVGLFDRRRVTGILLVVLTLTLTGVTAWGVLWLATALHPWLGLALSLWLAYTAIALHSLHRESRRVVAWVEAGNLVEARRSLALIVGRETAELDEEGILRACIETVAENTSDGVIAPLFYLFLGGPVLGLLYKGINTLDSMIGYRDDRYRELGWAAARLDDLANLLPARLTGLLMVLAAIPLGLNSWNALKILLRDARKPSSPNAGFPEAAVAGALCLQLGGPATYFGQRVEKPTLGDPDRPPTVAAFRATIRLMYLTAFAGLALGLLICGWPAFG
- a CDS encoding cobalt-precorrin 5A hydrolase; the protein is MNIAIVAITARGAELARRIGREAGAEQVWLPERLRGDDGCNYFSEPVTALLPRLFAVVDGLVCIMATGIVVRTLATHLRGKEVDPAVVVLDEAGQFAISLLSGHLGGANDLARELAELTGGTAVITTATDVNGLPAWDDVARRLGYGIEPLGHVKTLNSLLLEGRPIHLVDRLGLVAGAFEAVPAVRLCATFTEALQPGAAGAVLVSNRHLPQLASEPNLLALRPRNLVVGIGCNRGTDADEIEAAVRQALQRAYLAFASIGQLASIDAKADEPGLLEFARRHRLPLQFHPAAALNGIVVPSPPSAHALAAVGASGVCEPAALLSAQGGSLLVRKQKLGNVTVAVAEIGEG
- a CDS encoding branched-chain amino acid ABC transporter permease — translated: MDYFLELFCSGLTRGSIYALIALGYTMVYGIIQLINFAHGEIYMIGAFVALIVSGVLTIYGFSGVSILVLAAVIAMIYAAAYGYTLEKIAYRPLRNAPRLSPLISAIGASLFLQNYVLLAQTPDFLPFPELVPEFAFMEPVAHIVGSAELLILVVSAVTMIGLTVLIKYTRIGKAMRATQQDMTMARLAGVNVDRVISITFVIGSVLAAIGGVLVGSYIGQINFYIGFMAGVKAFTAAVLGGIGNVPGAVLGGLVLGLTESFAAGYISSAYEDVFAFGVLVLILVLRPAGLLGKAVRQKV
- a CDS encoding branched-chain amino acid ABC transporter substrate-binding protein gives rise to the protein MTSLRYSRALLLVLLSLFAGLFSPAPVPAADTIKIGIAGPHTGDLAPYGIPTREAAEMIAAAVNAKGGLLGRQIELLPLDDQCKPEIATNVATKLVSDGARVVIGHVCSGATKAALGIYKEAGVIAISPSATNPPLTESGDYPNFFRTIAPDDEQGKLAATFATDKLGVKKIAIIHDKGDYGKGFADFAKSFVEAGGKAKIVMYEGITPGAMDYSAVVQKIRREGADAVIFGGYHPEASKLVGQMNKKRVKIPFIGPDGIKGVGFLEIAGKDAEGVYATGPMDVSRFPENQAARQAYQARYGKEPGTFFDQGYAAMQALLAAIQASGGTDSAGLEKALHNNYVDTAVGRIRFDAKGDAEGVGFSVYQVKNGVFEEVK
- the cobD gene encoding threonine-phosphate decarboxylase CobD, translated to MTLPPEQMGATDHGGGVARAARELGLPPEALLDFSASINPLGMPPTVLAAAQASLSRAVHYPEIDAAALREALAAHHGLPPARLLPAAGSTELIYLLPRVLRPRRALLVRPAFSEYARSLAAAGIPWDGFDLHPEEGFALDPKRLLAALRPETELVLVANPGNPHGTGIDPQRLETIATALRGQALLVVDEAFIDFCPERSLLSRVAAHDNLYVLRSLTKFYAIPGLRAGFLAGPEQGVARLAAAREPWTLSTPALAAAEACLAAADYRRATATLLPLLRQELAAGLEALGLKVFPCVANFLLARLPAPAPAGSEITAALYRQGVLVRSCANFPPLDDRYLRLAVRTATEQQRLVALLERVLALPGGGES
- a CDS encoding tRNA dihydrouridine synthase — protein: MTPAGGIELRLPWASGTKPLMLAPLQGVTNRALRAWFCTHVRPDVVFTEFLRVKGGARGQLAAADLREIVPPPAGVPLVVQLVGHDRDGLVAAARAARSAGATHLNLNMGCPYGRMNSGLSGGGMLRRPELLPELLAALRAAVDCSLSVKLRAGYDDQRQIFDLLPMLERARIDFLVLHPRTVVQQYAGAADHRLTAAVVAATPLPVIANGDIVDARQGQTILAATGAAGLMLGRGAIGDPQLFTRLRQAAPGAPAAAQRRSELHDYLRDLAADYRELFCGEAQVLAKLKEVLAFIAEPELAGVVRELRRSKTRREFETVLEKLPEPQPQ